In the Arachis ipaensis cultivar K30076 chromosome B10, Araip1.1, whole genome shotgun sequence genome, one interval contains:
- the LOC107622665 gene encoding probable boron transporter 2 isoform X1, with protein sequence MEETFVPFRGIKNDLKARILCYKQDWTSGFQSGFRILAPTTYIFFASAIPVISFGEQLERNTDGTLTAVHSLASTAICGIIHSVFGGQPLLIVGVAEPTVLMYTFMYNFAKDRKDLGHKLFLPWTGWVCVWTALLLFLLSILGACSIINRFTRVAGELFGLLIAMLFMQQAIKGLVEEFGVPKNQSEGSTNQIALQSSWLFGNGMFALVLSFGLLFTGLQSRKARSWRYGTGWLRGLIADYGVPIMVLVWTSVSYIPVNKVPRGVPRRLFSPNPWSPGAYSNWTVIKEMLDVPILYIIGAFIPATMIAVLYYFDHNVSSQLAQQEEFNLRKPPSYHYDLLILGIMTILCGLIGIPPSNGVIPQSPMHTKSLATLKHQLLRNKLVSTARKSMRRNVNLSQLYQSMREAYDEMQTPLVPQMPPTLGLKELKESTIQLASSQGYIDAPVDEVVFDVNKDIDDLLPFEVKEQRLSNLLQSLMVGACVAAMPLLKKIPSSVLWGYFAFMAIESLPGNQFWERILYLFTAPSRRYKLLEEYHATFVETVPFKTIAMFTIFQTVYLLLCFGLTWIPIAGVLFPLLIMLLVPVRQYILPKFFKGAHLSELDAASFEEAPAISFNASLDQDPNGQAAVNISGGEILDEIITRSRGEFRRTQSPKTSSSTPTSFGDIRPASSPQLTRRIPSPRVTELRGESSLGSKGEVKLKQTPSPQPSNLGKHTSGSPSS encoded by the exons ATGGAAGAAACATTTGTTCCCTTCCGTGGGATTAAGAATGACCTGAAAGCGAGAATTTTGTGCTACAAGCAAGACTGGACCAGTGGATTCCAATCTGGTTTCAG GATCCTGGCCCCAACAACATACATATTTTTTGCTTCAGCAATTCCGGTTATATCTTTCGGGGAGCAACTGGAGAGAAATACTG ATGGAACTCTCACTGCAGTGCATAGTCTGGCATCAACAGCTATTTGCGGCATTATCCACTCGGTCTTTGGAGGTCAGCCACTCCTCATTGTAGGTGTAGCTGAGCCCACAGTTCTGATGTACACATTCATGTACAACTTTGCAAAGGATAGAAAAGATTTGGGACACAAATTGTTCTTGCCTTGGACTGGATG GGTGTGTGTTTGGACTGCCTTGTTGCTTTTCTTGCTTTCCATTCTTGGTGCATGCTCCATAATCAACAGATTCACACGCGTTGCTGGTGAACTATTTGGTTTGCTAATTGCAATGCTCTTTATGCAGCAGGCCATAAAG GGACTTGTTGAAGAATTTGGTGTACCTAAGAACCAGAGTGAAGGTAGTACTAATCAGATTGCACTCCAATCCTCTTGGCTGTTTGGCAATGGAATGTTTGCGTTGGTCTTGTCATTTGGCCTTCTTTTTACCGGACTACAGAGCCGTAAGGCTAGATCCTGGCGTTATGGGACAG GTTGGCTAAGGGGATTAATAGCTGATTATGGAGTCCCTATAATGGTTCTTGTGTGGACTTCTGTTTCTTATATACCTGTTAATAAAGTTCCAAGGGGAGTCCCCAGGCGACTTTTCAGTCCAAATCCATGGTCTCCTGGTGCATACTCAAATTGGACTGTTATCAAG GAGATGTTGGATGTGCCGATCTTATATATTATTGGAGCATTTATACCAGCAACTATGATTGCTGTGCTTTACTACTTTGATCACAACGTTTCATCACAGCTTGCACAACAGGAGGAGTTCAATCTAAGAAAACCCCCATCTTATCACTATGACTTGCTAATATTGGGAATTATG ACCATACTCTGTGGGCTTATTGGTATCCCTCCTTCAAATGGTGTGATTCCACAATCTCCAATGCATACCAAAAGCTTAGCTACCCTAAAACATCAG CTTTTACGAAATAAGCTTGTATCTACTGCACGAAAAAGCATGCGGAGAAATGTGAATCTGAGTCAGTTATATCAAAGTATGCGAGAAGCATATGACGAAATGCAgactcctttggttcctcaaatgcCACCTACCTTG GGCCTGAAGGAGCTGAAGGAATCAACCATTCAACTGGCTTCAAGTCAAGGATACATTGATGCTCCTGTTGATGAGGTTGTCTTCGATGTGAATAAGGACATTGATGATCTTTTGCCATTTGAAGTTAAAGAGCAACGCCTTAGCAATCTACTGCAGTCGTTGATGGTTGGAGCTTGTGTTGCTGCCATGCCTCTTTTGAAGAAGATACCTTCTTCAGTGCTTTGGGGTTACTTTGCTTTCATGGCAATTGAAAGCTTGCCTGGAAATCAGTTTTGGGAAAGAATATTGTATCTTTTCACGGCTCCAAGCAGAAGATACAA ACTGCTGGAGGAATACCATGCTACATTCGTGGAGACGGTGCCGTTCAAAACAATTGCCATGTTTACCATATTTCAAACAGTTTACTTGCTTCTCTGCTTTGGCCTAACCTGGATACCAATCGCCGGGGTCCTATTCCCATTGTTGATCATGCTTCTTGTCCCGGTACGGCAATATATCCTTCCTAAGTTTTTTAAAGGAGCACATCTTTCAGAGCTGGATGCTGCATCATTTGAGGAAGCACCTGCCATTTCCTTCAATGCTTCCCTTGAT CAGGATCCAAATGGTCAGGCAGCAGTAAATATCAGTGGTGGTGAAATTCTTGATGAAATTATTACAAGGAGTCGTGGAGAGTTCCGCCGGACCCAAAGCCCAAAAACATCAAGCTCAACCCCAACTTCATTTGGAGATATAAGACCTGCTAGTAGCCCACAACTAACAAGAAGGATTCCAAGCCCTCGAGTAACCGAATTGAGAGGGGAAAGCAGCCTAGGATCAAAAGGTGAGGTAAAGTTGAAGCAAACTCCTAGTCCGCAGCCGTCAAATCTTGGGAAACATACCAGTGGTTCACCTTCAAGCTAA
- the LOC107622665 gene encoding boron transporter 1 isoform X2 translates to MEETFVPFRGIKNDLKARILCYKQDWTSGFQSGFRILAPTTYIFFASAIPVISFGEQLERNTDGTLTAVHSLASTAICGIIHSVFGGQPLLIVGVAEPTVLMYTFMYNFAKDRKDLGHKLFLPWTGWVCVWTALLLFLLSILGACSIINRFTRVAGELFGLLIAMLFMQQAIKGLVEEFGVPKNQSEGSTNQIALQSSWLFGNGMFALVLSFGLLFTGLQSRKARSWRYGTGWLRGLIADYGVPIMVLVWTSVSYIPVNKVPRGVPRRLFSPNPWSPGAYSNWTVIKEMLDVPILYIIGAFIPATMIAVLYYFDHNVSSQLAQQEEFNLRKPPSYHYDLLILGIMTILCGLIGIPPSNGVIPQSPMHTKSLATLKHQLLRNKLVSTARKSMRRNVNLSQLYQSMREAYDEMQTPLVPQMPPTLGLKELKESTIQLASSQGYIDAPVDEVVFDVNKDIDDLLPFEVKEQRLSNLLQSLMVGACVAAMPLLKKIPSSVLWGYFAFMAIESLPGNQFWERILYLFTAPSRRYKLLEEYHATFVETVPFKTIAMFTIFQTVYLLLCFGLTWIPIAGVLFPLLIMLLVPVRQYILPKFFKGAHLSELDAASFEEAPAISFNASLDDPNGQAAVNISGGEILDEIITRSRGEFRRTQSPKTSSSTPTSFGDIRPASSPQLTRRIPSPRVTELRGESSLGSKGEVKLKQTPSPQPSNLGKHTSGSPSS, encoded by the exons ATGGAAGAAACATTTGTTCCCTTCCGTGGGATTAAGAATGACCTGAAAGCGAGAATTTTGTGCTACAAGCAAGACTGGACCAGTGGATTCCAATCTGGTTTCAG GATCCTGGCCCCAACAACATACATATTTTTTGCTTCAGCAATTCCGGTTATATCTTTCGGGGAGCAACTGGAGAGAAATACTG ATGGAACTCTCACTGCAGTGCATAGTCTGGCATCAACAGCTATTTGCGGCATTATCCACTCGGTCTTTGGAGGTCAGCCACTCCTCATTGTAGGTGTAGCTGAGCCCACAGTTCTGATGTACACATTCATGTACAACTTTGCAAAGGATAGAAAAGATTTGGGACACAAATTGTTCTTGCCTTGGACTGGATG GGTGTGTGTTTGGACTGCCTTGTTGCTTTTCTTGCTTTCCATTCTTGGTGCATGCTCCATAATCAACAGATTCACACGCGTTGCTGGTGAACTATTTGGTTTGCTAATTGCAATGCTCTTTATGCAGCAGGCCATAAAG GGACTTGTTGAAGAATTTGGTGTACCTAAGAACCAGAGTGAAGGTAGTACTAATCAGATTGCACTCCAATCCTCTTGGCTGTTTGGCAATGGAATGTTTGCGTTGGTCTTGTCATTTGGCCTTCTTTTTACCGGACTACAGAGCCGTAAGGCTAGATCCTGGCGTTATGGGACAG GTTGGCTAAGGGGATTAATAGCTGATTATGGAGTCCCTATAATGGTTCTTGTGTGGACTTCTGTTTCTTATATACCTGTTAATAAAGTTCCAAGGGGAGTCCCCAGGCGACTTTTCAGTCCAAATCCATGGTCTCCTGGTGCATACTCAAATTGGACTGTTATCAAG GAGATGTTGGATGTGCCGATCTTATATATTATTGGAGCATTTATACCAGCAACTATGATTGCTGTGCTTTACTACTTTGATCACAACGTTTCATCACAGCTTGCACAACAGGAGGAGTTCAATCTAAGAAAACCCCCATCTTATCACTATGACTTGCTAATATTGGGAATTATG ACCATACTCTGTGGGCTTATTGGTATCCCTCCTTCAAATGGTGTGATTCCACAATCTCCAATGCATACCAAAAGCTTAGCTACCCTAAAACATCAG CTTTTACGAAATAAGCTTGTATCTACTGCACGAAAAAGCATGCGGAGAAATGTGAATCTGAGTCAGTTATATCAAAGTATGCGAGAAGCATATGACGAAATGCAgactcctttggttcctcaaatgcCACCTACCTTG GGCCTGAAGGAGCTGAAGGAATCAACCATTCAACTGGCTTCAAGTCAAGGATACATTGATGCTCCTGTTGATGAGGTTGTCTTCGATGTGAATAAGGACATTGATGATCTTTTGCCATTTGAAGTTAAAGAGCAACGCCTTAGCAATCTACTGCAGTCGTTGATGGTTGGAGCTTGTGTTGCTGCCATGCCTCTTTTGAAGAAGATACCTTCTTCAGTGCTTTGGGGTTACTTTGCTTTCATGGCAATTGAAAGCTTGCCTGGAAATCAGTTTTGGGAAAGAATATTGTATCTTTTCACGGCTCCAAGCAGAAGATACAA ACTGCTGGAGGAATACCATGCTACATTCGTGGAGACGGTGCCGTTCAAAACAATTGCCATGTTTACCATATTTCAAACAGTTTACTTGCTTCTCTGCTTTGGCCTAACCTGGATACCAATCGCCGGGGTCCTATTCCCATTGTTGATCATGCTTCTTGTCCCGGTACGGCAATATATCCTTCCTAAGTTTTTTAAAGGAGCACATCTTTCAGAGCTGGATGCTGCATCATTTGAGGAAGCACCTGCCATTTCCTTCAATGCTTCCCTTGAT GATCCAAATGGTCAGGCAGCAGTAAATATCAGTGGTGGTGAAATTCTTGATGAAATTATTACAAGGAGTCGTGGAGAGTTCCGCCGGACCCAAAGCCCAAAAACATCAAGCTCAACCCCAACTTCATTTGGAGATATAAGACCTGCTAGTAGCCCACAACTAACAAGAAGGATTCCAAGCCCTCGAGTAACCGAATTGAGAGGGGAAAGCAGCCTAGGATCAAAAGGTGAGGTAAAGTTGAAGCAAACTCCTAGTCCGCAGCCGTCAAATCTTGGGAAACATACCAGTGGTTCACCTTCAAGCTAA